Proteins from one Streptomyces sp. NBC_00390 genomic window:
- a CDS encoding ABC transporter ATP-binding protein, whose product MPTTHVVTKDRSAVRTLLRLWPYVRPVRTRLFSAAFVAVVASCLSVVIPLVLKWIVDGPVADSDPGGVWLGALVLLLLGAAEAVLFGFRRWLVARPLAGVEAAMRADLFRHLQRLPVSFHDRWASGQLLSRGTTDLMLIRMFLAFPLTFLLVNAATILVGFVLLLAQDWTLGLVLLAPVVPLVFVCSLFEARYWIVARQAQDQVGDLTTVVEESVLGIRIVKGFGRHRSQADAFRMLAERLRGTELGKARLLGGIWALITTIPELAIGAALVLGTIQVADGDLSAGTLVAFLSTALALRWPVESIGFLLAMSQEAATATERYFEVLDAEEERETYQRDADRREAGEREAGERDADLGVPNPPDADVGGLRFEGVEFRYPDAPAATAPVLAGIDLRIRPGETMALVGATGSGKTTLTALVPRLYEATAGRITLDGEDITAMPRQRLRELVSVAFEEPTLFSTSVGENVLMGVGGSHPAHGSRPPDGPDAAQVPDTAQVPDGGDRAEALRHALDIAQAGFVDRLPQGIATQVGEQGLSLSGGQRQRLALARAVVGRPRFLVLDDPLSALDVHTEALVEAALRRVLDDTTALVVAHRPSTVMLADRVALLSEGRIAAVGTHHELLRTNAEYAWLMSGAEGSGAR is encoded by the coding sequence ATGCCCACCACACACGTTGTCACCAAGGACCGGTCCGCCGTGCGCACCCTGCTACGGCTGTGGCCGTATGTACGGCCCGTCCGGACGCGCCTGTTCAGCGCCGCTTTCGTCGCCGTTGTGGCGTCCTGTCTGAGCGTCGTGATCCCGCTCGTGCTCAAGTGGATCGTCGACGGTCCCGTCGCGGACAGTGACCCGGGCGGAGTCTGGCTCGGGGCGCTGGTCCTGCTTCTGCTGGGTGCTGCCGAGGCCGTCCTGTTCGGCTTCCGCCGGTGGCTGGTCGCCCGGCCGCTCGCCGGCGTGGAGGCGGCCATGCGCGCCGATCTGTTCCGTCATCTGCAGCGGCTGCCGGTGTCCTTCCACGACCGCTGGGCCTCAGGTCAGCTGCTGTCGCGCGGCACCACCGATCTGATGCTGATCCGGATGTTCCTCGCCTTCCCGCTGACCTTTCTGCTCGTCAACGCGGCCACGATCCTGGTGGGGTTCGTGCTGCTTCTCGCGCAGGACTGGACGCTGGGGCTGGTGCTGCTGGCGCCCGTCGTGCCCCTGGTCTTCGTGTGCTCGCTGTTCGAGGCCCGGTACTGGATCGTGGCCCGGCAGGCGCAGGACCAGGTCGGCGACCTGACGACGGTCGTCGAGGAGAGCGTGCTCGGCATCCGTATCGTCAAGGGCTTCGGCCGGCACCGCAGTCAGGCCGATGCCTTCCGGATGCTCGCCGAGCGACTGCGCGGCACGGAGCTGGGCAAGGCCCGGCTGCTGGGGGGCATCTGGGCCCTGATCACCACGATTCCGGAGCTGGCGATCGGCGCCGCGCTGGTGCTGGGCACGATCCAGGTCGCGGACGGAGACCTGTCGGCTGGCACGCTGGTGGCGTTCCTCTCGACGGCGCTGGCGCTTCGCTGGCCGGTGGAGTCGATCGGCTTTCTGCTGGCGATGAGCCAGGAGGCGGCGACGGCGACGGAGCGGTACTTCGAGGTGCTGGACGCCGAGGAGGAACGTGAGACGTACCAGCGGGATGCGGACCGGCGGGAGGCGGGCGAGCGGGAGGCGGGCGAGCGGGATGCGGATCTGGGCGTCCCTAACCCGCCGGACGCCGACGTGGGCGGACTGCGGTTCGAGGGCGTCGAGTTCCGCTACCCGGACGCGCCCGCGGCCACCGCGCCGGTTCTCGCCGGGATCGACCTCCGGATCCGGCCAGGGGAGACGATGGCCCTGGTCGGCGCCACCGGCAGCGGGAAGACCACGCTCACCGCGCTGGTACCAAGGCTGTACGAGGCGACGGCCGGGCGGATCACGCTCGACGGCGAGGACATCACCGCGATGCCGCGGCAGCGGCTGCGCGAACTGGTGTCGGTGGCGTTCGAGGAGCCGACGCTGTTCTCGACGAGCGTCGGTGAGAACGTCCTGATGGGCGTGGGCGGCTCGCATCCGGCACACGGCTCCCGCCCGCCGGACGGCCCGGACGCGGCACAGGTCCCGGACACCGCACAGGTCCCGGACGGCGGAGACAGGGCGGAGGCCCTGCGCCACGCCCTCGACATCGCCCAGGCCGGCTTCGTGGACCGTCTCCCTCAGGGCATCGCCACCCAGGTCGGCGAACAGGGCCTCAGCCTCTCCGGTGGACAGCGCCAGCGCCTCGCGCTGGCCCGCGCGGTGGTCGGCCGGCCACGCTTCCTGGTCCTCGACGACCCGCTGTCCGCCCTCGACGTCCACACGGAGGCCCTGGTGGAGGCGGCGCTGCGCAGGGTGCTCGACGACACGACCGCGCTGGTGGTGGCGCACCGGCCGTCGACCGTGATGCTCGCCGACCGGGTGGCGCTGCTGTCCGAGGGGCGGATCGCCGCGGTGGGCACCCACCATGAACTGCTTCGTACGAACGCGGAGTACGCCTGGCTGATGTCCGGCGCAGAAGGGAGTGGCGCACGATGA
- a CDS encoding ABC transporter ATP-binding protein, whose translation MTSTTAMDGIEDADETRSTGGGRPEQGGDDPFDRDALPAPAGATGMLLRSLLAPRRARVAVAALLLLLQQAAVQAGPMLVAYAIDRGVPAFRSHDYGPLAAVGAGYALCSLGAGAFQYGFIRVSARVNQDVLLDLRGRIFRHAQALSVDFHERYTSGRLISRSTTDVESLRELLSEGLQELIGVILSFVFISAMLLWLDLGLGTVAVLSFVPLYLLVRLYQRRVQSVFMQRSTAIAAVIVKFAETMNGIRPVRAFRRERANDGEFRVLNHRHERSNGDALLEMARFVVGSRLVANTAVAGIVLWGAYRVAGGTLALGVLAAAVLYLRRLYDPIDRLGMFLNSYQSAAASLEKIAGLLAQVPSVPEAVEPRRLPARDTDRPGREVVFDGVRFAYRRGGEVLPHFDLTIPAGQTVAMVGSTGAGKSTLAKLLARFYDPSDGRVLLDGVDLRDLATPELRRGVVMVTQEAFLFSGTVAENIAVGRPDASREEIEHAAKAIGAHDFISALPDGYDTDVRKRGGRISAGQRQLVAFARALLADPAVLILDEATSSLDIPGERAVQRAMDTVLRGRTAVVIAHRLSTVEIADRVLVMEHGRIVEDGTPAELTGGDGRFAGLHRAWRDSLVG comes from the coding sequence ATGACCTCGACGACCGCGATGGACGGCATCGAGGACGCCGACGAGACCAGGTCCACCGGCGGCGGACGGCCGGAACAGGGCGGGGACGACCCCTTCGACCGGGATGCCCTCCCCGCGCCCGCGGGGGCGACCGGGATGCTGCTGCGTTCCCTTCTCGCGCCACGACGCGCCCGGGTCGCCGTCGCCGCACTGCTCCTGCTGCTCCAGCAGGCCGCGGTGCAGGCCGGACCGATGCTGGTGGCGTACGCGATCGACCGCGGCGTACCGGCGTTCCGCTCGCACGACTACGGTCCGCTGGCCGCCGTCGGCGCGGGGTACGCGCTCTGCTCGCTGGGCGCGGGCGCGTTCCAGTACGGCTTCATCCGCGTGTCCGCCCGGGTCAATCAGGACGTCCTGCTGGATCTGCGCGGCCGGATCTTCCGCCATGCGCAGGCGCTGAGCGTGGACTTCCACGAGCGGTACACCTCGGGCCGGCTGATCTCCCGTTCCACGACCGACGTCGAGTCGCTGCGGGAGCTGTTGAGCGAGGGACTTCAGGAGCTCATCGGCGTCATTCTGTCCTTCGTCTTCATCTCGGCGATGCTGCTCTGGCTGGACCTCGGACTCGGCACCGTCGCGGTACTGTCCTTCGTCCCGCTGTATCTGCTGGTCCGGCTCTACCAGCGGCGTGTCCAGTCCGTCTTCATGCAGCGCTCCACCGCGATCGCTGCCGTGATCGTGAAGTTCGCCGAGACGATGAACGGAATCCGGCCGGTGCGGGCGTTCCGCCGCGAGCGGGCCAATGACGGCGAGTTCCGGGTGCTGAACCACCGGCACGAGCGCAGCAACGGCGATGCGCTGCTGGAGATGGCGCGCTTCGTCGTCGGCTCCCGGCTGGTCGCGAACACCGCGGTCGCCGGGATCGTGCTGTGGGGTGCGTACCGGGTGGCGGGCGGGACGCTGGCGCTGGGAGTGCTGGCGGCGGCGGTGTTGTATCTGCGGCGGCTGTACGACCCCATCGACCGGCTCGGCATGTTCCTCAACTCCTACCAGTCGGCGGCCGCCTCCCTGGAGAAGATCGCGGGCCTGCTGGCTCAGGTCCCCTCGGTCCCCGAGGCGGTCGAGCCCCGCCGGCTGCCTGCGCGGGACACGGACCGGCCGGGCCGCGAGGTGGTCTTCGACGGCGTCCGGTTCGCGTACCGCAGGGGCGGTGAGGTGCTGCCGCACTTCGATCTGACGATTCCGGCGGGGCAGACCGTGGCGATGGTCGGCTCGACCGGTGCGGGCAAGTCGACCCTGGCCAAGCTGCTGGCCCGGTTCTACGACCCCTCCGACGGACGGGTCCTGCTCGACGGGGTCGATCTGCGCGATCTGGCCACACCCGAACTGCGGCGCGGGGTGGTGATGGTGACGCAGGAGGCGTTCCTGTTCTCCGGGACCGTCGCGGAGAACATCGCGGTCGGCCGTCCGGACGCGTCGCGCGAGGAGATCGAGCACGCCGCGAAGGCCATCGGCGCACACGATTTCATCAGCGCCCTGCCGGACGGCTACGACACGGACGTACGCAAGCGCGGTGGGCGTATCTCCGCGGGCCAGCGCCAGTTGGTGGCCTTCGCCCGCGCACTGCTCGCCGATCCCGCGGTGCTGATCCTGGACGAGGCGACCAGTTCCCTGGACATCCCGGGCGAGCGCGCGGTGCAGCGGGCCATGGACACGGTGCTGCGGGGACGCACGGCCGTGGTGATCGCCCACCGTCTGTCGACGGTAGAGATCGCGGACCGGGTGCTGGTGATGGAACACGGCAGGATCGTGGAGGACGGGACACCGGCCGAACTGACCGGCGGCGACGGCCGGTTCGCAGGCCTGCACCGGGCCTGGCGGGACAGCCTGGTCGGCTGA
- the glgX gene encoding glycogen debranching protein GlgX — MSSAAEQETAQEGVRGMLPGLPAAVAGVNGHAGTSGGGGRPPVWPGAPTPLGARYRAGPDGVSGTNFALWAGGAEAVELCLFDGAGAAATETRLPLTELTHEIWHGFVPGVRPGQRYGYRVHGRWDPWTGARWNPAKLLLDPYARAVDGDFTLPAQVYGHVRDWPQQHVADTVRDERDSAPYVPKGVVVHDEGADDEWMDDRRPKTPWADSVIYELHVRGFTKLHPGIPPNLRGTYAGLAHPAAIEHLVRLGVTAVELLPVHQFAHEDHLLRRGLRNYWGYNSIGYFAPHAGYASGGTRGQQVGEFKRMVRSLHDAGIEVILDVVYNHTAEAGELGPMLSLRGIDNRGYYRLQSDARRYTDYTGCGNTLHVVQPHVLRLITDSLRYWVTEMGVDGFRFDLAAALARSMHDVDMLSPFLAVIAQDPVLRRVKLIAEPWDVGNGGYQVGAFPPLWTEWNDRYRDAVRDFWRGALPDVRDLGYRLSGSSDLYAWGGRRPYASINFVTAHDGFTLRDLVSYEQKHNEANGEGNRDGTNDNRSWNCGAEGETDDPRVNALRRRQIRNLLTTLLLSTGVPMLVAGDEMGRTQGGSNNAYCQDNEVSWLDWSLPGQPGPAGLLALTRRLLALRHTHPVLRRRAFFSGRPQAADGLRDLAWFTPHGTEMNEADWYAPSATLALYLSGRDIPGRDARGAQVTDDSFLTILHAGHRPVDFRLPGPPWATSYELAVDTSLEDQDTAPATVHEGGAVVTVPARSVLLLKVRA, encoded by the coding sequence GTGTCGAGCGCAGCCGAGCAGGAGACAGCGCAGGAGGGGGTGCGGGGCATGCTGCCCGGCCTGCCTGCGGCGGTGGCCGGCGTCAACGGCCACGCCGGCACCTCGGGCGGCGGCGGCAGGCCACCGGTGTGGCCGGGGGCGCCGACGCCGCTCGGCGCACGCTACCGGGCCGGGCCGGACGGGGTCTCGGGCACCAACTTCGCGCTGTGGGCGGGCGGCGCGGAGGCGGTCGAGCTGTGCCTGTTCGACGGGGCGGGCGCCGCCGCGACCGAGACACGGCTGCCGCTGACCGAGCTCACCCACGAGATCTGGCACGGCTTCGTACCGGGCGTGAGACCGGGGCAGCGGTACGGCTACCGGGTGCACGGCCGCTGGGACCCGTGGACGGGAGCGCGCTGGAATCCCGCGAAGCTGCTGCTCGACCCGTACGCACGGGCGGTGGACGGCGACTTCACGCTGCCTGCGCAGGTGTACGGGCATGTGCGGGACTGGCCGCAGCAGCATGTCGCCGACACGGTGCGCGACGAGCGTGACTCGGCGCCCTACGTGCCCAAAGGGGTCGTGGTCCATGACGAGGGCGCCGACGACGAGTGGATGGACGACCGCAGGCCCAAGACGCCCTGGGCGGACTCGGTCATCTACGAGCTGCACGTCCGCGGTTTCACCAAACTCCATCCGGGAATCCCGCCGAACCTCAGGGGCACCTACGCCGGACTCGCGCACCCGGCGGCGATCGAGCACCTGGTGCGCCTCGGGGTGACGGCCGTCGAACTGCTGCCCGTCCACCAGTTCGCGCACGAGGACCATCTGCTGCGCCGCGGGCTGCGCAACTACTGGGGCTACAACTCCATCGGCTACTTCGCCCCGCACGCCGGATACGCCTCGGGCGGGACGCGCGGGCAGCAGGTGGGCGAGTTCAAGCGGATGGTGCGCTCGCTGCACGACGCGGGCATCGAGGTCATCCTGGACGTGGTCTACAACCACACGGCGGAGGCCGGCGAGCTGGGTCCGATGCTGTCGTTGCGCGGTATCGACAACCGCGGCTACTACCGCCTGCAGTCCGACGCCCGGCGGTACACGGACTACACGGGGTGCGGCAACACCCTGCACGTGGTCCAGCCCCATGTGCTGCGGCTGATCACCGATTCGCTGCGCTACTGGGTGACCGAGATGGGGGTGGACGGCTTCCGCTTCGACCTGGCGGCGGCCCTGGCGCGCTCCATGCACGACGTCGACATGCTCTCCCCGTTCCTCGCGGTGATCGCCCAGGACCCGGTGCTGCGCAGGGTGAAGCTGATCGCCGAGCCGTGGGACGTGGGCAACGGCGGCTACCAGGTGGGCGCGTTCCCGCCGCTGTGGACGGAGTGGAACGACCGCTACCGGGACGCGGTACGGGACTTCTGGCGCGGCGCGCTGCCCGACGTACGCGATCTCGGCTACCGGCTGTCGGGCTCCAGCGACCTGTACGCCTGGGGCGGCCGGCGCCCCTACGCGTCCATCAACTTCGTCACCGCCCACGACGGCTTCACCCTGCGCGACCTGGTCAGCTACGAGCAGAAGCACAACGAGGCCAACGGCGAGGGCAACCGGGACGGGACGAACGACAACCGGTCCTGGAACTGCGGCGCGGAAGGTGAGACGGACGACCCACGCGTCAATGCGCTGCGCCGCCGGCAGATCCGGAACCTGCTGACCACGCTGCTGCTGTCGACCGGGGTGCCGATGCTGGTCGCGGGTGACGAGATGGGGCGTACGCAGGGCGGCAGCAACAACGCCTACTGCCAGGACAACGAGGTCAGCTGGCTGGACTGGTCGCTGCCCGGGCAACCGGGACCGGCCGGGCTGCTGGCGCTGACCAGGAGGCTGCTCGCACTGCGCCACACCCATCCGGTGCTGCGCCGCCGGGCCTTCTTCTCCGGCCGCCCGCAGGCGGCGGACGGCCTGCGGGACCTGGCCTGGTTCACCCCGCACGGCACGGAGATGAACGAAGCGGACTGGTACGCCCCCTCAGCCACCCTCGCGCTGTACCTCTCCGGCCGGGACATCCCGGGACGGGACGCGCGGGGCGCCCAGGTGACGGACGACAGCTTTCTGACGATCCTGCACGCGGGGCACCGCCCGGTGGACTTCCGTCTGCCGGGCCCGCCCTGGGCCACCTCGTACGAACTGGCGGTCGACACCTCACTGGAGGACCAGGACACAGCCCCCGCAACGGTGCACGAGGGCGGCGCGGTGGTGACGGTGCCGGCGCGGTCGGTGCTGCTGCTGAAGGTCCGGGCGTAG
- a CDS encoding M4 family metallopeptidase: protein MRPTHRRRATATGALVATAALLAVGFQTGTSAAQTTASAVPAAAKAGKADPGALPKSLTPAQRAELIREASATTAATAKELGLTSQEKLLVRDVTQDRDGTTHTRYERTYAGLPVLGGDLVVSESKAGVTESVSKASRATLKNVDTSADVAPSVAEKQAVGAAKAEGSAKAKADRAPRKVVWLAEGKPTLAYETVVGGLQHDGTPNELHVVTDASTGAKLFEWQAVETGTGNTQYSGQVNVGSTQSGSTYNLTDGGRGSHKTYNLNRGTSGTGTLFSGPDDVWGNGQASDLETAGADAAYGAGLTWDYYKNVHGRSGIRGDGVGAYSRVHYGNNYVNAFWQDSCFCMTYGDGSGNAKPLTSIDVAAHEMTHGLTSVTAKLVYSGESGGLNEATSDIFAAAVEFYGNNTSDVGDYLVGEKIDINGNGTPLRYMDKPSKDTRSKDYWYSGIGGIDVHYSSGPANHWYYLLSEGSGAKTINGVNYDSPTSDGLPVTGIGRDKASLIWFKALTTKFNSTTNYAGARTGTIAVATELYGATSPEVKAVTDAWAGINVGSRPGGPDPDPGTVFENTADVSIPDLGTGTSTVNVTGRTGNAPAALKVGVDIVHTWRGDLVIDLLAPDGTAYRLKNSSGSDSADNVVETYTVNASSEVANGAWKLRVQDVARYDTGYINSVKLTF from the coding sequence GTGAGACCCACGCATCGCCGTCGCGCCACCGCGACCGGAGCTCTTGTCGCCACTGCCGCCCTCCTCGCCGTCGGCTTCCAGACCGGCACGTCCGCGGCCCAGACCACCGCATCCGCCGTTCCAGCCGCGGCGAAGGCAGGGAAGGCCGACCCGGGCGCCCTGCCGAAGAGTCTGACGCCCGCACAGCGTGCGGAGCTCATACGCGAGGCGTCCGCCACCACGGCCGCCACCGCGAAGGAACTGGGCCTGACCTCCCAGGAGAAGCTGCTCGTCCGCGATGTCACCCAGGACCGCGACGGCACCACGCACACCCGCTACGAGCGCACCTACGCCGGACTGCCGGTCCTCGGCGGCGACCTCGTGGTCTCCGAGTCGAAGGCGGGAGTGACCGAGTCGGTCTCCAAGGCGTCCCGGGCCACGCTCAAGAACGTGGACACCAGCGCCGACGTCGCACCGTCCGTCGCCGAGAAGCAGGCGGTGGGCGCGGCCAAGGCCGAGGGGTCCGCGAAGGCGAAGGCCGACCGCGCACCGCGCAAGGTGGTCTGGCTGGCCGAGGGCAAGCCGACGCTCGCCTACGAGACCGTGGTCGGCGGCCTGCAGCACGACGGCACGCCGAACGAACTGCATGTCGTCACCGACGCCTCCACCGGCGCGAAGCTCTTCGAGTGGCAGGCGGTCGAGACAGGCACCGGCAACACGCAGTACAGCGGCCAGGTCAACGTCGGGTCCACGCAGTCCGGGTCGACGTACAACCTGACCGACGGCGGCCGCGGCAGCCACAAGACGTACAACCTCAACCGTGGTACGTCGGGCACCGGAACCCTGTTCTCCGGACCGGACGACGTCTGGGGCAACGGCCAGGCCTCCGACCTGGAGACCGCGGGCGCGGACGCCGCCTACGGCGCCGGCCTCACCTGGGACTACTACAAGAACGTGCACGGCCGCAGCGGCATCCGCGGTGACGGCGTCGGCGCCTACTCCCGCGTGCACTACGGCAACAACTACGTCAACGCGTTCTGGCAGGACAGCTGCTTCTGCATGACGTACGGCGACGGCTCCGGCAACGCCAAGCCGCTCACGTCGATCGACGTGGCCGCGCACGAGATGACGCACGGCCTCACCTCCGTCACCGCGAAGCTCGTCTACAGCGGCGAGTCCGGCGGCCTCAACGAGGCGACCAGCGACATCTTCGCCGCGGCCGTGGAGTTCTACGGCAACAACACCTCGGACGTCGGCGACTACCTGGTCGGCGAGAAGATCGACATCAACGGCAACGGCACCCCGCTGCGGTACATGGACAAGCCCAGCAAGGACACCCGGTCCAAGGACTACTGGTACTCGGGCATCGGCGGAATTGACGTCCACTACTCCTCGGGACCCGCGAACCACTGGTACTACCTGCTCTCCGAGGGCAGCGGCGCCAAGACCATCAACGGGGTGAACTACGACTCGCCGACCTCCGACGGTCTGCCGGTCACCGGAATCGGCCGCGACAAGGCATCGCTGATCTGGTTCAAGGCCCTCACCACCAAGTTCAACTCCACGACGAACTACGCGGGCGCCCGTACCGGCACCATCGCGGTCGCCACGGAGCTGTACGGGGCGACCAGCCCCGAGGTGAAGGCGGTCACCGACGCCTGGGCAGGCATCAACGTCGGCTCCCGCCCCGGTGGGCCGGACCCCGACCCGGGGACGGTCTTCGAGAACACGGCGGATGTCTCCATCCCCGACCTCGGCACCGGGACCTCCACGGTCAACGTCACCGGCCGCACGGGCAACGCCCCCGCCGCCCTCAAGGTCGGCGTGGACATCGTCCACACCTGGCGCGGTGACCTGGTCATCGACCTGCTGGCCCCGGACGGGACCGCGTACCGCCTGAAGAACTCCAGCGGTTCGGACTCGGCGGACAACGTGGTCGAGACGTACACCGTCAACGCCTCCAGCGAGGTCGCCAACGGCGCCTGGAAGCTGCGTGTCCAGGACGTGGCCCGCTACGACACCGGCTACATCAACAGCGTCAAGCTCACCTTCTGA